The genomic segment tttccatgttttttaagtgtttgttcacactaatacatgaaaaaaaaaaaaaaaaaaaagagcattaattcagtaagaaagtgaaaaagaataggcgtattaggtataaattcattttattttatttgaaagtccggctgCCAGAGTGCttaaaaaaattctgaaaaaaatgtagttgatgatccctgctgtacactctgtccagtcagagacatatattgtgtaattgatgttttcagttcaattaattaaatccaagtaaatggaacactcacaagatgtcaccaaaatcactcggtcccctttaaatctttcagaaaatgatgtaagtgtattgAATTATATTgaatcgtatcgttggctgaatatcgtgatatatatcgtatcgtgagctgaatatcgtgtattgtatcgtgagattagtgtatcgctagAGCCCTACCCTACATTGACATTGACACTGACACGGAGATAGAGGATGAAGGATCCATGTGGTAGTGGGTTGGTTTCAGGTTTGAGTTGTAATAACGAGGCTGACTGTGGTTTATATCTTGAGAAATTTAAATCAGAGTTGGCTTCAATAACAATAATAGTAACAGTAGTAGTGCCAGTGGTGATGATGCTTTTGATGACTGTCCTTCCAGAGAGTCGAGCGAGGAGTGTAATGGCCTGAGGGGGATCCCCCCGGTCCCACCTGCCCCTGCCAGGTCCTATCTGCTCAAACCGTCGGCTCAGTCACTGCAACCCACCTCTGCGATGGGAGACGGACTGGAGGCTGGCAGCAGCCAGAACCCTCCCTCTGCCCCACCGCCTCTCGCCTTCAACCCTCCACCCCCTGAAGCATGGAACCCCTCCAGACCCAAACGACAGACCAACCAGCTACAGGTATGgaggtttgtgtgtttgtaaataTAAACTTTGGCTGGTGTTTGGACCTAAATTTGATATGATTTTGCTCTTTTTCAGTACCTGCTGAAAGATGTGTTGAAGACATTGTGGAAACACCACTTTGCATGGCCCTTCCAAGCTCCTGTTGACGCCATCAAACTCGGTTTACCTGTGagtcatgtgtttgtgtgcctgtaaTCAAAATCCAAAACACTTGATAGCATCAAAATAGCtgcattatctttttttttttattattcagcaGAAAAAGCTGCATTTTATTCAGACTTCCTTAGCTAGTGCATTGCGACAGCTGACTTGACTTCTTCACTGGAAAGAAAGTAGTATTTCTTCTAGGGCTGCCACTGACGACTGTAGTTGTCGACTAaccggtcgttttggtcttagtcgactaagatttctttagtcgattagtcattttttatgcttattcatgcttaattacttatttccaagaaacttctgagcacatttatggtaaacacaagatttaaagtggtgcttttgcaggattatttgtggagaaactcagttttacagatggttaattaactacatttatattgtgcttttctagtctagacctctcaaagcacacagctctgtcaattaaatcaactaatcaattaggcgtcaaaatcgtataagtgttagtcgactaagaatttctttagtcgaggacagccctaactTCTTCTGTGGTCTTGTAGTTGTCACAGTCGAAAAGGAGAAACTAGTTGAAAAATACCTGCAACTGTAAAACCTGCACTCTCTGCAGTTAGTCTCTATTGTTTATTCATTTGAATCTCCTTTTGCTGTTATCAGCACAACAGTTAATTCTTCGTGCAGTCCATTGTCATTGCTGCAGAGTTTGGCTTTTCAGAGGAAGAATGTGAAAGTAAAATAACGTCCAAACCAGCACTATAGACAGATCTATATTATGCTTTATATGCTGTGTGATCCTATTAAaggatattttaattttaatattttcgttgtcaacaaatcccatgaaaagaccaaaacaaatatgcGTTGTCTCTCAATACTTTACAATTTCTCCAGCATATGTGTTTCTCTCAACCCCAAGCCCATTTACAAATACGATACTTTTGAAAAGGCTAAATACTTTCATAGAACaactgggcactgtagtttttagcaaacgcTACTCAAACAGTAACTACTGTATTTATTGGGGACTGTTTTCATCCATAGATTTGCTGCACTAGTAAGTATTGTCGGCAGGACAACGTATGTGGacttaacttaaaaataaaCCCATGTTCATTACAATAAACCAACATGTCAGCCAGTTTAATGGTGTGGCCCgtagtttttttgttgtcttttttacaACAATGAAGGTCTATAGCACCATAATGAACTGTATCAGGTCTTGGCTAACCAGACAGTACtttcattgttgattttggtgtttttatgcGATTTCTTGATAACAAGAAAAATATAGACCAGAGTGCCAGGCTACTGCACCTCTGATATGTGCTACAAGTGACAAATTACACAGTTGACATGAATTGTGTATTTTGAACTGATGACAGAGAATGAGTTTAAAAactgcatacacatacattgtGTCTTTTCTCACATTCTTCATTTACTTTCGCCCTGACAAGATACTAATCAAATACTTTCTACCTGCTCTCCGTCTCACTTAAGGACTACTACAAGATCATCAAGATACCTATGGACATGGGCACGataaaaaaaacgtttggagaaCCACTACTACTGGAATGCCCATGAGTGTATCCAAGACTTCAACAcaatgttcacaaactgctaCATCTACAACAAGGTTAGCCACTGTCCACATAAGTTCTAGTCACGTGACTTTCCTGAACTTAAAAGTTCAGGTGACAAATTCTGGGAAAGCATCTGCACATAAAGAGCTTATGCATTctaaatgtgtgcatgtgttgtgtttgtgtgtttagccTGGGGATGATATTGTCCTAATGGCGGAGGCCTTGGAAAAGGTCTTTTTCCAGAAGATCACACAGATGCCccaggaggagaaggagattGCTGTTGTCACCAAGGGACGCCGAGGGGGCAGACGGGAGCCTGGTATGAGTTTAGGATGCAGGGTTCAATTATAGGGGTTGCTCGATGGCCCGAGTCAAATAAAACAGCATGTCGGGCAAGTAGATATATCCACGCGCTTGTCAGTTTGGGCATCATCGCATCGTAAATGACGTCATCATTCTCTTGCCCCCGTCTGAGAATGCTTGATGAATGATTTGATTTGTATGTGCCTTTTGGCCAATCAATAATTGAGTTGGTGCTAGTGACGCTTTTGTTTTATTACGATATTTTATTCTACATTTtacatccttttttttaatgttttttttttttttttatattatatatatatatatatatatatatatatatatatatatatatatatatatatatatatatatatatatatatatatataaaatttgtATTGGGGCCAGTAAAAATTGACCTTAACGTTGAACCCTGGGATGTAATATGGACTGTCGGTAAAAGTTAAACAATTTGAAATTTTTGTTGCCTCACGAGCTTCCCTTTTAATAGCAAAGGTGTTAATATGTACATTAGGACAggttattagggctgtcaaaataatgcgttaatttcgattaattaatctgagaaaaaataacgcgttaaaaaaaactaatgcaGATTAATCCATTACATATTGACGTTTGACCCGGAGCCGTTTTAGCCATCATtcgactgtaaaatgaaggagggagacgagaatgtgctgcctggatcattgattggaacatttagctacttgttacttcttccttatttttattgttatagattattatcaaatcatttaattttgaccatatggccttagcaataaacaagcccttaTTTAATGTCAcagactgttgtttagtacccttcttttttcttttcttttttttactttcttaaaaagtattggttcaggcaccgttaattatgtatgcgattaatttcgattaattaatcacagagtatgtaattaattcgattacattttttaatcgattgacagccctacagGTTATGATTGTGTTTGTGACAACTAAATGGTACTAATCTAACCAGCCAAGCTTGTATGTACAGTTCTTATGTTGTCTGTACTGGTTTGCACTTTTCATCAGCTACACCTAGAATGAAACTTGTATTGTTAAATTAAATCTCGATTGCTACATGCCTGTTGCACCATTGTTGGTCATTTCACAATCCTTCCAACAGGTTTAAAGTAGTTgttggtagggctgggtaccaaactTCAATACTTTTTTTGGCCCCAaccgaattgcctccttagtattGAGTACCgcaaaatgcctcgtcattcaatacaaaatttcaatacctaaggagtaaatctcatcagcatcaATGAGAAAACAAGCATGCACCATGCTTTTACCAAGATATAGTAATgcatgtgattggctgtctaacattacGTGTCGTAGAGGCATACAGAAAAATTACGTTACGCACAgactagggctgaaacgattccttgaGTAACTTGAATAATTCAATTACTAAAAATCCTCTatgcaaaatgatttgcctcGAAGCTTTGTTTAAACAATGTTACAAACGTATTGCTCACAATGTTTCCGCACGGatgattattactgtcgcaGTTTACAAAATTAAGAAAGAGAACGTAAATAGTGAGGGGCaggagaagagacaggctggagaaaacgacagaacGTGtgcaaagtttggaatcagttcagacgtaattaaaatgaaaactctgtacagtgtgtctactgcaaaatggaactagcttaccacaatagtagcacgacgtcagtgcttcagcatctcaacagaaaacattgagtctaacttaatcatccattccacgaagcggacctgacaaaataagtaagtaaataacAGAGTGGTATGGAcaatgaaactacaccaaacccaaccactaccaaaaacaaagacaagaaaatatgtAGCGGTGACAGCAATTTGATCTGAAGAGCCGCCGActtgttgactatcccttcggaaaaacGGCTGATGGTTGCgcaccattttctctctctctctcctcacggAGGAACAGCTGCTCAACAatctactagcataagtgtaacagagctgtgtagcattgtaataaaatatataaatggaaaataggttgagtttaacttatatatacttataagcctatatacagatcagtctcaggttgaaacttgtagttctgaaagttaagttgcacaacttaaggtcatgtttatgtatgtttaatgtatcccttagtttgaggttgttattgcatATCAGAAAaagttttcttaaaaaacaatgtaatatggcacttaaatgcatttaatgtttagttttttgataGATGATATTGTAGGCAATAAAAATTTAGCTTTTTccgaaaattaaaccaaactattgtatattattgtccttaaataaaaaaaaaagtatttctaaTCCGATTActtgattaatcgatggaatgatcggtagaatactcgattactaaaataaccgatagctgcagccctagcacagacaaaataaataagattTGCGTAAtgttataatttctttttgttaaaatggattttataaaaatTGTTAGCGTTGTATCCTTTATTTAATCTTTGTGCTTTTCTTGTGTTTAtattcttccttccttccaggTCTGATCTCCAAGTCCGATTCAGGCCAAGACTCATCCTCCCCCTCcaccaccccacacacacagagcttctCATCCCCGTCAACCACCCCGCAGACCCGTGCCCCACCCACCCCTCAAGGCCCTCCCGTCCTGTCCCTGGCCCAGCCTCTGACTCTGCCTCAGCCCCCACGCGTGCCTCCTACTCCCACTTCCCACGCACCCCATCTGGGTCCTCCGTTTCCCCTCTCAACGGCTGACGTCCTGGCCCAGGGCATGACCTCTGTTCCCCCTCCGGCCCCAACGCACCCAGGCCTCCATCCCGCTCCGATGCTGCAGAGCTCCCCCGCCCTCATCAAGGTATGGAGAACGCCAGCAGCcattattaataaatgaatTCATCACaagctgatgttgttgttgtttttctaacCTCTGATCCCTGATGTTCCAACAGCAAAGGAAGAGCCAGAAGAGGAAAGCAGACACCACCACACCCACTGCCAATGACCAGCTCAGCGAATCATCTCCCGTCTCTGCTGAGATTCGGCCGCGGCGAGAGAGCATTCGCCCATCCAAGACGCCCAAAAAAGACACGTCGCAGCCGGACTCTCAGCATCACCTGGGTGGCAGTTTGGAGGCGGCAGGGACGGTTACGCCGAAGCGTCAGGAGCAGTTGCGTTTCTGCTCACGTCTCGTCAGAGAGATGCTGTCTAAGAAACATGTAGCATACGCCTGGCCCTTCTACAAGCCCGTTGATGCAAAAGCTCTAGGCCTCCACGACTACCACGACATCATCAAGCACCCAATGGATCTCAGCAACATCAAGGTGATTTTATTAGGATTAGAGACCAACATATAATAGACCACAGGCTTTTTCCCTGGTTTGTGGACAACCTAGGTGCACATATTTGGTGGGATGTTTAGGGGTCCTCCCTGACGTGATTTTCAATAACTAAATGCAATTCCACATCATTTAGAACCattaatattacaatatatgTGTCTAAACATTataaaagctagagcagataacaAATAACAATTTTAAGAGCTTAAAGATGAAACTTGTCCACTGGGGACCACAATCatgagatctgagaaaagtcattttaggcagttagttttgatgctcacattgattttacattcattcgtcttaggtggtgcccaaaacggcttgggtgctgcacctaagccTCCTAATGGTAGGAAAAACCCTGGACCATGTGTGGCAGCaaaaaccctaaccccaacctgCCAAACTTTTTGTATTTGACAAATTAACTACCCATACAAGAACTTAACCTAAAATGCAGTAGAAAATGATGAGGAggagaatgaaaaaaagaaggtaAAGAATATTTATTGTCTGATTAAacctttgtttgtttattttggaTTACCTTATTCTGTACTTCTTCTTACGGTCATCTTTCAGTATTTCTTTTATAGATACAGTTTGGTTGGTACAAAGGAAATATTCAGGTGGAAATACCCACCGTTCCTTCAGCAactcacagcttttttttttttttttattatttggagGGGTTGTGATCATGGCGGTCCATTTGTTTCTCTCCTTCAGAAAAAGCTGGACAACAGGCAGTACAGAGACGCTCAAGAATTTGCAGCAGACGTCCGGTTGATGTTCTCCAACTGTTACAAGTACAATCCCCCAGACCATGATGTGGTTGGCATGGCGCGCAATTTACAGGTAATCCACAGGTCATCCATGTCAGTCAGTccataataaatattatatacacTATATGACCAGGGCCAGATTAACCTACTAGGGGGCCAGGGCAAAAATGACCCATGGGCCCCTCGACCCTGTTCTTCCCACTGTATGTTCATTGTATATCAGGGGTGTAATGGTGCACAGAAGTCACGGTTCAGTTCATACCCCGGTCACAGTTTAGTACGAGTTCAGCACAGCAGAATTTttgggtttacatttttttttaaggataggtttctttttaattattttgaacAGACAGTAGTGCAAGTATGAAAGACAGACACAATCCTCTTGCTGGGGACGGAGGTAGCATTTTTCCCCTGGCAACTTTGGTAAACTattttcattataaaaaaatGAGGACCATTTATAACACTATTATACTTTACAAACACTAACCAAACCGGCAATGGGAAAAGCATCTCTTatgttatgaaataaaaaatagaaatttattttttttcctcatcccAGTAAATGGCACACAGTGACACTATTGAATGTGCATTAGcatgttcaatgtgtttccaTTCACGTACTGTCACGCTGACACTGTCCTCGTCTTATACACAACTCTCTCTCCTTTGTTGTTGTAGAACCCTCAGGCAGGTCTTCTAGCTCCACCGTTTTATTTGCTCACACCATAGGGTGACTGGCAAGTACGCCAATCAGCTTGTTGTCAGCACATGTTGCTTTAAGTTTACAGATAACGTTATTCCGGCTAATACGTGTAACGCGGCCTTTGGTTCTGCATTACATGCATCAATCTACATCCCATGTATTCTGTGAGCAGTTCCGTCCACCAGACTGTCACCCCTTTACTAGGGATGAGCATTTAAATCAAAAATACTATTCGATAttcgctgttttttttttttttaataatttaatgacTAGTCAAAGATTTGAAAATCATGACCCATCCCTTCCCTGTACTGTGACAGTTCAGGACAAATACACAAACCTTTACATCCCCATTGTATATGTGTTAGTAAGTCATTTGTGTTTACATGATTAAGCACAATCTTATTCAAGAAAATGCATCCTATCCGCACCAACAGTATTCTAAAATAATAAAGGCCTTGAAACTGATTTAACTAGGATTGCCTAGGGATGTAATATTTAGGTGTCCACATTGTGTAAATGGTTGGTATTGTTACCTAGTTCCATGTTAGATCCAGCTTCCAAATACTCTTGTTTTTTATTCCTGTGTTAAACATATCTACCTATTGTACCTATTGGTTTGTGGATCAAGTAGAGTTCACAGTTTCTCCTGCCGTCCTCCATCCTAACAGGACGTGTTTGAGATGCGTTTTGCCAAAATGCCTGATGAGCCAGAGGAGCCCGCCCCTGTTCCCACCCCATCATCGGCCCTCCACCCTGCCCCCTCCACTCGACAAGCCCCGCCTCCTCCTGCTGTCTCGGAGAACGACAGCTCCAGTTCCTCCGAATCCGAGTCCTCTGGAGGAGACTCAGAACACGAACGGCAACACCGATTGGCTGAGTTACAGGAACAGGTTAGAGGATGGAAAATGAAGGGGGAGGGAGGCTTATGAGACACAACAGGTGGGTGGGCCACGCAGAGCAGCTTTACCGAATGTGGGTGAATGCTGAGACACGGAGAAGGAAATGTGCAGGATTCTGTCTTTTTCGTCTCTTAAGaccaccactgtgtgtgtttgtgtcgtcTAGCTTAAAGCTGTCCATGAACAGCTGGCAGCACTCTCCCAGCCCCCAGCCATCAAGCccaagaagaaagagagggagaagaaggagaaggagaaggaaagggagaaggaaagagagaaggagaagaagaaagaaaagcacaAGAAGAAGATGGGAGCAGAGGAACCTGCGGAGGCCCCTCCTTCTGTGGTGCTTCAGACTTCTAAGAAAAACAAGAGCAGCAAGGAGCCAATCGTTGTtaagaaggaaaggaaaaagcCTGGGTAGGTGTTACAGAGAGATAAGTGATGTTATTGTAGCTGTGTTAACCGGAGCTAATCTAATCATTTGTCAATCACAGGAAGAAAGAAGGAGTTAAAAACAGTCGCCCAGTTTTGCCTCCTCAGCCGGGGCCAACCCCTCTCGTCCCCTCGGCCTCCCTGGAAGCAGAAGATGAATTGGGTATGTATATGAAAGATATGTTGAGcatatttattgaaaaaaaaaatcataatcacaatttatttttgttaacatTGAAATCACAATTATCCAACATGATTACTCATTGTCTTTTGGAAATGTTGCAGTTATTGAACTTAGAAAACTGAAAgaaatcaacagaaaaaaacaacaaccttgaactgtgaaatttcccttaattCTTTTGCCGTTTTGAACTGTCTTTTTCCATTTGGAACACGAGACAAAATAAGTGTTTACTTGGAAAACGTAATTTgcaaaaatatttctttattttttttattcatctgtttttgtgatcactaGTAGCCGAAATCTTAATCGCGATTAAAGAATttagattaattgcacagccctagtttaaaAGTGTTTGTGTCTTGAACAGTGGCCCAGTATCAGCCTGCCAATATGTTTTCCTCCTCAGATGTATTTGGGGGCATGTCCGGTGAGAGGTGCAAGCCGATGTCGTACGAGGAGAAGCGCCAGCTGAGCCTGGACATCAACAAGTTGCCCGGAGACAAATTGGGTCGCGTCGTGCACATAATTCAAACGCGCGAGCCCTCGCTGAAGAACTCCAACCCGGACGAGATCGAGATTGACTTTGAGACTCTGAAGCCCTCCACGCTGAGAGAGTTGGAGAAATACGTTTCCAGCTGcctcaagaagaagaaaaagccaTCAGGTAGGCTGTTTGAGTGCTCAAAACTTCTTTTTAAAGGATTGTCATGAGACTTGTCACCTGAGTCATTGCACTTGAACATGAAGGTCTTGTTCTACCACTCATAATTAAATGCTGTTTAACTGTCAGGCAGTGACCCTTCTTCAAGACAACAGACAGTCTAAGGATTAGTTTATCCTGTTTTACAGCTTCAAGACTACACAGGAATGCTCTTAAATTACAAGGGCCATTTAGTCAATATTATCATTTATTGATTTTCAGTGGTCTCATTCTGATTTCTGTTTTCCAGTCAAGTGATTCTAAACAAATTGTACTGTAATTAAAAACCAAATTGGTAgtttcagttttagttttacACACTTGCTGCCATGTCATGAGCAACACTGTAACACAGTTTGATCGAAAATCAGTTTGATTGTATGTAATTTAGGATATGTTTGCTATATTGCAAAATACACTATGATGATAATTGAAAACATTAGTAATTAGCTCTATGCATTAACTTATTCATTTTTAGTTTATTCAGTCAGTCACTGTATGTTTGCCCAACTGTTAATTAACTTAAATAAGACtgactttcttcttcttcttcacactGGCTAAATGTCTTGTGTTCACACAAGTCAAAC from the Perca flavescens isolate YP-PL-M2 chromosome 2, PFLA_1.0, whole genome shotgun sequence genome contains:
- the LOC114561972 gene encoding LOW QUALITY PROTEIN: bromodomain-containing protein 4-like (The sequence of the model RefSeq protein was modified relative to this genomic sequence to represent the inferred CDS: deleted 1 base in 1 codon), which gives rise to MGDGLEAGSSQNPPSAPPPLAFNPPPPEAWNPSRPKRQTNQLQYLLKDVLKTLWKHHFAWPFQAPVDAIKLGLPDYYKIIKIPMDMGTIKKRLENHYYWNAHECIQDFNTMFTNCYIYNKPGDDIVLMAEALEKVFFQKITQMPQEEKEIAVVTKGRRGGRREPGLISKSDSGQDSSSPSTTPHTQSFSSPSTTPQTRAPPTPQGPPVLSLAQPLTLPQPPRVPPTPTSHAPHLGPPFPLSTADVLAQGMTSVPPPAPTHPGLHPAPMLQSSPALIKQRKSQKRKADTTTPTANDQLSESSPVSAEIRPRRESIRPSKTPKKDTSQPDSQHHLGGSLEAAGTVTPKRQEQLRFCSRLVREMLSKKHVAYAWPFYKPVDAKALGLHDYHDIIKHPMDLSNIKKKLDNRQYRDAQEFAADVRLMFSNCYKYNPPDHDVVGMARNLQDVFEMRFAKMPDEPEEPAPVPTPSSALHPAPSTRQAPPPPAVSENDSSSSSESESSGGDSEHERQHRLAELQEQLKAVHEQLAALSQPPAIKPKKKEREKKEKEKEREKEREKEKKKEKHKKKMGAEEPAEAPPSVVLQTSKKNKSSKEPIVVKKERKKPGKKEGVKNSRPVLPPQPGPTPLVPSASLEAEDELDVFGGMSGERCKPMSYEEKRQLSLDINKLPGDKLGRVVHIIQTREPSLKNSNPDEIEIDFETLKPSTLRELEKYVSSCLKKKKKPSVEKPLEMTNVTKMKTESSSSGSSDSSDSEDSDNGLVPKLQKKILTNKDTKRLHNLSLSTGGGPVALQPQPQPQPQVVQSKPPFVPPPPVQSLDSSQLMGSGFDPLAQFMNPHLAQSNAEPNPTITTAGAAAVVSGLFNANPPVVQTPTETLPFLNQHPIIPSPAIHNALPQQPSRPSNRAAPLPPKPSQPPPSSLPSLPPSSSPKLQPSLPLALPQPVPRPRVPSPTSHGILGTLSAQPPQALLEDDEEPTPISSQTPPLSQVHSFLQSLQARPTAQPQPQTLHAHTHTPAHGAPQLMPSMHMQAVTTAIPALTQRHSSGHAHMRQPFPHTHTSTSQHQKGVALQQKVQQMQQHQQQPSPRSKAEPFPTGVLRESPSPLMMHSPQMPQFHPMGQQSPSQTKKLEQRSNLVAVKEEKLSQSPVLPPSPFSPAMRQDTHKHDNKHRLDLKPVDGSRPGSRLPDSPAPPCSQQDHKIKQEPKTPIAPKKTQDVKLKNMGSWASLAQRSQSTPASSVRSSSDSFEQFRRAAREKEERERQLKAQAEQARREQEKLRNRDDDDTPVEQARRGQEDARRRQEQQSPLAPTPPASTPPTHSPQAPPTQPQAPPPPSSSAAQNTLDQREMARRREQERRRREAMADTIDINFQSDLMAIFEENLF